A genomic stretch from Methylophilus medardicus includes:
- a CDS encoding efflux RND transporter permease subunit: MNPSRLFILRPVATSLLMIAILLAGILAYTLLPKSALPQVDYPIIQVVTLYPGASAEVMAMNVTSPLERQFGSMSGLAHMSSASSGGVSVITLQFSLKNSLDVAVQSVQAAMNAASSFLPADLPSPPIYNKVNPADAPVLTLAVTSQSVPLPKLRDLVDTRMAQKIAQVSGVGLVSVDGGQKPAIRIQVNQTALAAYGIGLNTLRTVIDSANSNQAKGNIDGPLLAYELDANSQLLSAEEYRNLIIANLNDRPVRLRDVAKVKEAQEDLYLSAWANNTPAVLINIKRQPGANVIEVVDQIHQRLPSLTAGLPADVTVKELTNRTHTIRSALHDVQFELMLAVGLVVMVIFLFLRTAAGTLIPSLTVPLSLVGTFSVMYAAGFSINNLTLMALTIATGFVVDDAIVMIENIARHIEEGETPMNAALKGARQIGFTIISLTFSLIAVLIPLLFMGDVIGRLFREFAVTLAVAILISAVVSLTLTPMLCARLLKATPPAQAQRPSLSDRIIALYGKWLTVALRHQGWVLFIAALSLGLTVALTVIIPKSLFPTQDTGFIQVITEADGADAFQVVSRKQQAVVSAILRDPDVESVSSLAGVDGVNTTHNSGRLLVNLKPYPQRAVSASEVITRLQHRLENKTPLKIYMQPVQDLTLSDRISRTQYQYLLTSTDPDALDEALPEMMQQLEALPQLEKVSHNRHEDGLRAAIMVDRDNAGRLGITMADVDNALYSAFGQRMISTIFTQANQYRVILEAQPAPQPGLLSLEQVFVTSNTGRQVPLSSIATISEQASALVVNREDQLPSVEIGFNLAPGYALGDAVSAIEQVKQRMQFPATIISRFQGAAAAFNTALGNELFLMLAAILTMYIVLGILYESYIHPLTILSTLPSAGVGALLGLMLTQHPLSVIAIIGIILLIGIVQKNAIMMIDFALEAERQHGKSPQEAIYQACLLRFRPILMTTLAALLSAVPLVTGDGPGAELRAPLGIAMIGGLLLSQLLTLFTTPVIYLTFDRLSRAVRRDTAATQGLAK, from the coding sequence ATGAATCCGTCCCGTCTTTTCATATTGCGTCCAGTGGCGACGTCATTGTTGATGATCGCCATTTTGCTGGCTGGTATTTTGGCGTATACCCTGCTGCCGAAATCGGCCTTGCCACAGGTCGATTATCCGATCATACAAGTGGTGACCTTATACCCGGGCGCCAGCGCTGAAGTCATGGCGATGAATGTGACTTCACCGCTAGAGCGGCAATTTGGCTCCATGTCGGGTCTGGCGCATATGTCTTCAGCCAGTTCAGGCGGGGTTTCGGTCATCACACTGCAGTTCAGCTTAAAAAACAGTCTGGATGTGGCGGTGCAATCGGTGCAAGCCGCCATGAATGCCGCCAGTAGCTTTTTGCCCGCGGATTTACCATCGCCGCCCATTTATAACAAGGTGAACCCTGCCGATGCGCCGGTATTGACTTTGGCCGTGACCTCGCAAAGTGTGCCTTTGCCCAAACTACGTGACTTGGTCGATACCCGCATGGCGCAGAAAATTGCCCAAGTCAGTGGCGTTGGCTTGGTCAGCGTGGATGGTGGACAGAAGCCGGCGATTCGCATTCAAGTCAATCAAACGGCGCTGGCCGCTTATGGCATTGGGCTCAACACCTTACGCACGGTGATTGACAGTGCTAACTCCAATCAAGCCAAAGGCAACATCGATGGCCCACTGTTGGCCTATGAGCTAGATGCCAATAGCCAGTTGCTGTCAGCGGAAGAATACCGCAACCTCATTATTGCCAACCTCAACGACCGCCCGGTCAGGTTGCGTGATGTCGCAAAAGTAAAAGAGGCGCAAGAAGATTTATATCTATCCGCCTGGGCAAACAATACCCCGGCAGTGTTGATCAATATCAAACGCCAGCCGGGTGCCAATGTGATCGAGGTGGTTGACCAGATTCATCAGCGTTTACCTAGCCTGACCGCAGGTCTACCAGCGGATGTCACAGTCAAAGAATTGACGAACCGCACGCACACCATCCGCAGCGCGTTGCATGACGTGCAGTTTGAGCTGATGCTGGCCGTTGGATTGGTGGTCATGGTCATTTTTCTGTTTTTGCGCACCGCAGCAGGCACACTGATTCCGAGCTTGACCGTCCCTTTATCACTGGTGGGGACCTTTAGTGTGATGTACGCAGCCGGGTTTAGTATCAACAACCTGACTTTAATGGCACTGACCATTGCCACCGGCTTTGTGGTGGATGATGCAATTGTGATGATTGAAAACATTGCGCGCCACATTGAAGAAGGCGAAACGCCGATGAATGCTGCGCTCAAAGGGGCGCGCCAAATTGGCTTTACCATCATTTCACTGACCTTTTCGCTGATCGCGGTATTGATTCCATTGTTGTTTATGGGCGATGTGATTGGCCGCTTGTTCCGCGAGTTTGCTGTCACTTTGGCCGTGGCCATTCTCATCTCTGCCGTGGTATCACTCACCCTGACCCCCATGTTGTGCGCCAGATTACTGAAGGCAACCCCACCAGCGCAAGCGCAGCGTCCCTCGCTCAGCGACCGTATCATCGCGTTGTATGGCAAGTGGCTGACGGTAGCATTGCGGCACCAAGGGTGGGTGTTGTTCATCGCAGCACTCTCGCTGGGGCTGACCGTGGCGCTCACTGTGATCATCCCCAAGAGCTTGTTCCCCACACAAGATACCGGCTTTATTCAAGTGATCACCGAAGCGGATGGGGCAGACGCCTTTCAGGTAGTGAGCCGCAAGCAGCAAGCGGTGGTATCTGCCATTTTGCGCGATCCGGATGTGGAGAGTGTTTCTTCGTTGGCGGGCGTTGATGGCGTGAATACCACCCACAATAGTGGTCGCTTACTGGTGAATCTGAAGCCTTATCCGCAACGTGCAGTGTCTGCCAGTGAAGTGATTACCCGACTGCAGCACCGGCTCGAAAACAAAACGCCGCTCAAAATTTATATGCAGCCGGTGCAGGACTTAACCCTGTCTGATCGGATCAGCCGCACGCAGTATCAATATTTGCTCACCAGCACAGACCCGGACGCACTAGACGAGGCGCTGCCAGAAATGATGCAGCAGCTTGAGGCATTGCCGCAACTTGAAAAAGTGAGCCACAACCGGCATGAAGATGGTTTACGGGCAGCGATTATGGTCGACCGCGATAACGCGGGGCGGCTAGGGATTACCATGGCCGATGTCGACAATGCCCTGTATAGCGCGTTTGGCCAACGCATGATCAGCACGATTTTCACCCAAGCCAATCAGTACCGCGTGATTCTGGAGGCGCAACCCGCGCCGCAACCAGGTTTGCTGTCGCTGGAGCAAGTATTTGTCACCAGCAACACCGGCCGACAGGTGCCCCTAAGCAGTATCGCGACCATTAGCGAGCAAGCAAGTGCACTGGTGGTGAACCGCGAAGACCAATTGCCTTCGGTAGAAATCGGTTTTAATCTTGCCCCCGGTTACGCGCTCGGCGATGCGGTGTCCGCCATTGAGCAAGTCAAACAGCGCATGCAATTTCCGGCCACGATCATCAGCCGCTTTCAGGGCGCGGCCGCTGCCTTTAACACGGCGCTCGGCAATGAGTTATTTCTGATGCTGGCTGCGATTCTCACCATGTATATTGTGCTCGGCATCTTGTATGAGAGTTATATCCATCCGCTCACCATCCTCTCCACCCTCCCTTCGGCCGGCGTAGGCGCCTTGCTTGGGCTGATGCTGACACAACACCCGCTGAGTGTGATTGCCATTATCGGGATTATTCTGTTGATTGGCATTGTGCAAAAAAATGCCATCATGATGATTGACTTTGCACTCGAAGCGGAACGTCAGCACGGCAAGTCGCCGCAAGAGGCGATTTATCAGGCTTGCTTGCTGCGTTTTAGACCCATTTTAATGACAACTTTAGCGGCGCTACTCAGTGCGGTGCCGTTGGTGACGGGAGACGGCCCCGGGGCAGAGTTGCGCGCACCGCTGGGCATCGCCATGATTGGTGGCCTGCTCTTGAGCCAGTTACTGACCCTGTTTACCACGCCAGTCATCTATTTAACCTTTGATCGGCTATCGCGCGCAGTGCGGCGCGACACTGCGGCCACCCAAGGCTTGGCAAAATGA
- a CDS encoding efflux RND transporter permease subunit, which yields MNWLTLFLRRPVATSLLALAIALPGVASYFALPIASLPQVEMPSIDVYARLPGASAETMAAAVASPLERSLGNIAGVNEMTSSSSKGQTRVSLQFDLGRNADGAARDVQAAINAAVPLLPAGMQSNPTWRKSGPTMIMHVALTSDRYSQRELYDFASTLIGQRISQVDGVGQVNINGSALRAVRVEVNPLTANQYGVSLDQVRMVIANTNAHLPKGFIENASKRWQLDVNDSDHQASDFTDLIVAWRNGAPIRLRDIANVTDSVQELRSAGSVNGKPGVVISINNIPGANIVATVDGINALLPRLKPLLPPGVSMEVLIDRSTIVRESLHEVQRTLLISIALVILVTFVFLRSGRAALIPSIAIPISLAGTLTVVYLCGFSLNNLTLMALIIATGFVVDDAIVVVENTARHIEDGMQPLAAARQAVHEVSFTIIAMSLSLIAAFIPLLFMDGVVGRMFREFSITLAATVLISLLVSLTLTPVLASRWLKPRRASQSDSKLAHIFAWPQQAYAQALRWSMRHAWLILTLFVLAIASNVYLYAMVPKGFFPLQDTGRLQGSFEGDQNLSFWAMRDKVDQFMRIIARDPDIDAYYEYTGGFGGGQSNTGMLNARLKPRAQRDVSAQEVVDRLRPQLERVAGASLRIRPQQEFNIGLRPGAAEFQYTLLSSSIEDLRLISPKLRDAMAKLPQLSDVSSDAQDKGLQTKLVVDRDAATRLGVTQQQIDAALNNAFGQRQVSTIYEPLNQYFVVLTVAPKFAQGPESLQNIYLNSAQNQRIPLASLAHWEMVNTPLAVNHEGQFAAATISFNLAQGYALDAASQAIETAFTALNPPETIHGSFSGKAKAFQESMDSQPWLILTALIAIYIVLGMLYESLIHPLTILSTLPSAGIGALLALLWLDSELTIIAMIGIVLLIGIVMKNAIIMIDAALYIRREQGLSAEAAIFQAALQRLRPILMTTFAAVLGAVPLLLGVGDGAEIRQPLGISIVGGLLVGQLLTLFTTPVVYLFLDKLGRVVTSYFSSKSPYSSSKITPV from the coding sequence ATGAACTGGTTAACGCTCTTTTTACGGCGCCCGGTGGCCACCAGCCTTCTGGCACTGGCGATTGCACTGCCCGGCGTCGCGTCCTACTTTGCCTTACCGATTGCCTCCCTGCCGCAAGTCGAGATGCCGAGTATCGATGTCTACGCCCGCTTGCCGGGCGCCAGTGCGGAAACCATGGCTGCGGCTGTCGCCTCACCACTGGAGCGCTCATTGGGCAACATTGCCGGCGTCAACGAAATGACCTCCAGCAGCAGCAAAGGCCAAACCAGAGTCAGTCTACAGTTCGACTTGGGACGTAACGCCGATGGCGCGGCGCGAGATGTGCAAGCGGCGATTAATGCAGCAGTGCCCTTGCTGCCTGCGGGGATGCAAAGCAACCCCACCTGGCGCAAAAGTGGCCCTACCATGATCATGCATGTGGCCCTCACCTCCGATCGATACAGCCAACGCGAGCTGTATGACTTTGCATCCACCTTGATCGGCCAGCGTATCTCACAGGTGGATGGCGTGGGTCAGGTCAATATCAATGGCAGTGCACTGCGCGCGGTTCGGGTAGAGGTCAACCCACTCACAGCCAATCAATATGGCGTGAGTCTCGACCAAGTGCGCATGGTCATTGCCAACACGAATGCACACCTGCCAAAGGGCTTTATTGAAAACGCCAGCAAACGCTGGCAGCTGGATGTGAATGACAGTGACCATCAAGCGTCTGACTTCACTGACCTGATTGTGGCTTGGCGCAATGGGGCGCCGATTCGGCTGCGCGATATTGCAAATGTCACCGACTCGGTGCAAGAGTTGCGTAGCGCCGGTAGCGTCAATGGCAAACCTGGCGTGGTGATTTCAATTAACAACATCCCCGGTGCCAATATTGTGGCAACGGTCGACGGCATCAATGCCCTGTTACCGCGCCTCAAGCCGTTATTGCCGCCCGGCGTCAGCATGGAGGTGCTCATCGACAGAAGCACCATCGTGCGCGAATCGCTGCATGAAGTGCAACGCACCCTGTTAATCTCTATCGCACTGGTCATTTTGGTGACCTTTGTCTTCTTGCGCAGTGGTCGGGCAGCCCTGATCCCCAGCATTGCCATCCCCATCTCGCTAGCGGGCACATTAACCGTGGTCTATCTATGTGGGTTCAGTTTGAACAACCTAACTCTGATGGCGCTTATTATTGCCACTGGCTTTGTGGTGGATGATGCGATTGTGGTGGTTGAAAACACGGCCAGACATATTGAAGATGGCATGCAGCCCTTGGCTGCCGCACGGCAGGCAGTGCACGAAGTGTCGTTCACCATTATCGCCATGAGCCTGTCATTAATTGCAGCATTTATTCCCCTGCTGTTTATGGATGGGGTGGTGGGGCGGATGTTTCGCGAGTTTTCGATCACGCTGGCCGCGACGGTGCTGATCTCGCTACTGGTGTCATTAACACTCACTCCGGTGCTCGCTTCACGCTGGCTCAAACCGCGCCGTGCCAGCCAGTCAGACAGCAAACTGGCGCACATATTCGCCTGGCCTCAGCAAGCGTATGCCCAAGCCTTACGCTGGAGTATGCGTCATGCTTGGTTGATACTCACCTTGTTTGTCCTCGCGATTGCCAGCAATGTCTACTTGTATGCCATGGTGCCCAAGGGCTTTTTTCCGCTGCAAGACACTGGCCGACTGCAAGGTAGTTTTGAGGGCGATCAGAACCTGTCTTTTTGGGCCATGCGTGACAAGGTTGACCAGTTTATGCGCATCATTGCCCGTGATCCCGATATTGATGCCTACTATGAATATACCGGCGGCTTTGGCGGTGGGCAATCCAACACCGGCATGCTCAATGCGCGCCTTAAACCCCGCGCGCAACGCGATGTCTCGGCGCAAGAAGTGGTAGACAGGTTACGTCCACAACTTGAGCGTGTCGCTGGCGCATCGCTACGCATCCGGCCACAGCAAGAGTTCAATATCGGCTTGCGTCCGGGCGCAGCCGAATTTCAATACACACTGCTATCGAGTAGCATCGAGGACCTGCGGCTGATCTCGCCCAAATTACGTGATGCCATGGCAAAGTTGCCACAATTGTCCGACGTCAGTAGTGATGCGCAAGACAAAGGCTTGCAGACGAAACTGGTGGTAGACCGTGATGCAGCCACCCGACTGGGCGTGACCCAACAACAGATTGATGCCGCGTTGAATAATGCTTTTGGTCAACGGCAGGTTTCCACGATTTATGAACCATTGAACCAATATTTTGTAGTGCTCACAGTGGCGCCAAAATTTGCGCAAGGCCCTGAATCATTACAGAATATTTATCTTAATAGTGCGCAAAACCAGCGCATTCCTTTGGCTAGCCTGGCGCATTGGGAGATGGTCAATACCCCGCTGGCGGTCAATCATGAAGGTCAGTTTGCCGCAGCGACCATTTCATTCAATTTGGCCCAAGGCTATGCCCTTGATGCGGCCAGCCAAGCCATTGAAACCGCCTTTACTGCGCTGAATCCACCCGAGACGATTCATGGGAGTTTTTCAGGCAAAGCCAAAGCATTCCAAGAATCCATGGACAGCCAGCCTTGGTTGATTCTCACGGCCCTGATTGCCATCTACATTGTGCTGGGTATGCTTTACGAGAGTTTGATTCATCCGTTAACCATCCTCTCCACGCTGCCCTCTGCCGGCATCGGCGCCCTGTTGGCCTTGCTTTGGCTTGACAGCGAGCTAACGATTATCGCCATGATCGGCATCGTGCTGCTCATTGGCATCGTCATGAAAAATGCCATTATTATGATTGATGCCGCGTTGTATATCCGTCGCGAACAAGGTCTGAGCGCTGAGGCAGCGATTTTTCAGGCAGCCCTGCAGCGTTTACGCCCCATTCTGATGACCACCTTTGCTGCCGTACTCGGTGCAGTGCCGCTGTTATTAGGTGTCGGTGATGGGGCTGAAATCCGACAACCACTGGGTATTTCAATTGTAGGCGGTCTGCTGGTGGGACAATTACTGACCTTATTCACTACCCCGGTCGTCTACCTTTTCCTAGACAAGCTTGGCCGAGTGGTGACGTCTTACTTCTCGTCAAAGTCCCCTTATTCTTCTTCAAAAATAACGCCAGTATGA
- a CDS encoding efflux transporter outer membrane subunit, protein MNAIKPLILITIGLLANGCSVWEAYTRPSLNLPTQYKEAHDVSGWKTAAPSQPEVTASWWSAYADPQLMALLTQANQANFSIQIAEANYRQGIALARASRAPLLPAINGQAGAVRGQTGNNGANSELSLGVNASWEMDLWGRIRNSILAGEANADATASDLAAVKLSVQSALAQTYFQLRILDSQKQLLDSTAQSFERSLKLTVNRYNVGLASRTEIAQAETQLRNTLTQAIDITASRAQLEHAIAVLIGQTPAALTIPSTPYGNVTNISFPVTNASLPATLLERRPDIAAAERRVAQANAQIGVARAALFPTLSLGAAFGYSNDSLGNLLSLPNRLWSLGPTLAGPIFDNQLRKSQTDAAIARYDATVASYKQTVISGVREVEDNLALLRILEAEAIEQAAAVKFAREAVVQTENRYRAGISEYQSVVIVQSTLLTAERNLLSITGRRLNASVALMIALGGEYPSAAR, encoded by the coding sequence ATGAATGCCATTAAACCCCTGATTTTGATCACCATCGGCCTACTCGCGAACGGTTGCAGTGTGTGGGAAGCCTACACGCGGCCCAGTCTCAACCTGCCAACGCAATATAAAGAGGCGCATGATGTATCGGGTTGGAAAACCGCAGCGCCCAGCCAGCCCGAGGTCACCGCATCTTGGTGGAGCGCCTATGCAGATCCGCAGCTAATGGCTTTATTAACGCAGGCCAATCAGGCGAATTTTTCAATTCAAATCGCTGAGGCGAATTATCGGCAAGGCATTGCCTTGGCACGCGCCAGCCGCGCGCCATTATTGCCCGCCATCAATGGGCAAGCCGGAGCTGTGCGCGGCCAAACCGGCAATAACGGTGCCAATTCCGAACTGAGTTTGGGCGTCAATGCCAGTTGGGAAATGGATTTATGGGGCAGGATACGCAACAGCATCCTTGCCGGCGAAGCCAATGCTGACGCCACGGCCTCAGATTTGGCTGCGGTGAAATTATCTGTCCAGTCAGCGCTTGCGCAAACCTACTTTCAGTTGCGTATTTTGGACTCACAAAAGCAATTACTCGACAGCACCGCGCAGAGCTTTGAACGCTCGCTCAAGCTCACCGTCAATCGTTATAACGTGGGCTTGGCCTCTCGTACCGAAATTGCGCAGGCCGAAACACAACTCAGAAATACGCTGACACAAGCCATAGACATTACCGCCTCACGTGCGCAACTTGAGCATGCCATCGCGGTGCTGATCGGTCAGACGCCCGCTGCGCTGACCATTCCATCCACACCCTATGGCAATGTGACCAACATTAGCTTTCCGGTCACCAACGCCAGCTTACCGGCCACGCTGCTAGAGCGCCGCCCAGACATTGCGGCAGCTGAGCGCCGGGTTGCCCAAGCCAATGCGCAAATTGGGGTCGCCAGAGCGGCTTTATTTCCGACATTATCCTTAGGGGCTGCATTCGGTTACAGCAACGACAGCCTCGGTAACTTACTCTCGCTACCGAATCGGTTGTGGTCGCTCGGTCCGACCTTGGCCGGCCCAATCTTTGATAACCAGTTGCGAAAGTCGCAAACCGACGCAGCGATTGCCCGGTATGATGCAACGGTCGCCAGCTATAAACAAACCGTGATCAGCGGTGTGCGTGAGGTCGAGGACAACTTGGCCTTATTAAGAATCTTAGAAGCCGAAGCCATCGAACAAGCGGCTGCAGTCAAGTTTGCGCGTGAGGCAGTGGTGCAAACGGAGAACCGTTACCGGGCCGGGATTAGTGAGTATCAAAGCGTGGTCATCGTGCAGTCCACCCTGCTCACCGCAGAGCGTAATCTGTTGTCGATTACCGGCAGAAGATTGAATGCCTCCGTAGCCTTAATGATTGCCTTGGGCGGCGAATATCCATCGGCTGCGAGGTAA
- a CDS encoding DUF1328 domain-containing protein yields MLYYALLFLVISFIAGMLGFRGLESGAATISKVFFFIFLLMAIGIVLAAVLGISLFA; encoded by the coding sequence ATGCTTTATTATGCGCTGCTGTTTCTGGTGATTTCTTTTATTGCTGGTATGCTCGGTTTTAGAGGCCTTGAGTCTGGTGCTGCCACCATTTCAAAAGTATTTTTCTTTATTTTCCTGCTGATGGCGATTGGTATTGTGCTGGCCGCCGTGCTCGGTATTAGCTTGTTTGCCTAA
- a CDS encoding RelA/SpoT family protein — protein MVSTHRPPAAAAASDTHLISVWLDALSPRFAATEVDAFRQAADIVTPLYAGQSALNGSPLLPHVLGMASILVDLNMDADTVLAGILSATPEHLPDWADTLAAQWGKPVIDLIDGLSRMSHIQALSAAEGAPQTAQKNNDRAQQLEALRKMLLAMVQDIRVVLIKLAERTQLLRQLSGASPAQQQHIARDNQNIFAPLANRLGVWQLKWELEDLSLRYLEPQLYKEVAKMLDERRVDRELYITDVVAQLQQALAQAGIAGEVTGRPKHIYSIVKKMKSKHLQFNQLYDVRAVRILVEDIKDCYAALGLVHHLWQPIPGEFDDYIARPKSNNYRSLHTAVSGPRGLALEVQIRTHDMHHASELGVAAHWRYKEGAKSDAKFDEKIAWLRQILAWKDDVADHGDLLEQFNSELFQDKVYVLTPQGKVIDLPRGATPIDFAYAVHSDLGHRTRGAKINGNIVPLNTRLENGQRVEILTAKHGAPSRDWLNSALGYLQSPSARAKVRHWFKYQHFEADMAQGRAKLDKELHRAGVSTLSLEKIAHQLQFHKLEDCLAAIGRGDISEHQIAITIQAEMSPGVTEPQSIPIKRPASSQFNQAGVTIEGIGNVQTSMAKCCKPVSPEPIVGYLTRNHSVTIHRQVCPFISRLTDDRQNRCLSAQWGSQSHGVSAVDISIEANDRQGLLRDISDLFAREKINTTKANTLSRNHVALMQFTVEITDMDQLQHLLTRLQQVAGVITAHRQT, from the coding sequence ATGGTTTCCACACATCGTCCGCCTGCCGCAGCCGCTGCCTCCGATACACACCTCATCAGTGTGTGGTTAGACGCATTGTCGCCTCGCTTTGCCGCCACTGAAGTCGACGCATTTCGCCAAGCGGCTGACATCGTAACCCCGCTCTATGCTGGGCAATCTGCGCTCAACGGCAGTCCACTGTTGCCGCATGTGTTGGGCATGGCCTCGATTCTGGTGGACCTGAACATGGATGCCGACACGGTGCTCGCAGGGATCCTGTCGGCAACTCCTGAACACCTCCCTGACTGGGCTGATACCCTCGCTGCACAATGGGGAAAGCCAGTCATCGACTTGATTGATGGCCTGTCACGGATGTCCCATATTCAGGCATTGAGTGCGGCTGAAGGCGCGCCGCAAACAGCGCAAAAAAATAACGACCGCGCGCAACAGCTGGAGGCATTGCGCAAAATGTTACTCGCCATGGTGCAAGACATTCGCGTGGTGTTGATCAAACTGGCAGAGCGCACACAGCTGCTGCGTCAGTTGTCTGGTGCCAGCCCTGCGCAACAGCAGCACATCGCGCGCGACAACCAGAATATTTTTGCGCCGCTGGCCAACCGTCTGGGGGTTTGGCAATTGAAATGGGAGCTTGAGGATTTATCCTTGCGCTACCTAGAGCCACAGCTCTATAAAGAAGTCGCCAAGATGCTGGACGAACGCAGAGTCGACCGCGAGTTGTATATCACGGATGTAGTCGCACAGTTACAGCAAGCACTCGCCCAAGCAGGCATTGCGGGCGAGGTCACTGGGCGGCCAAAACATATTTACAGCATCGTCAAAAAAATGAAGAGCAAACATCTGCAGTTTAACCAACTGTATGATGTGCGCGCCGTGCGCATTTTGGTCGAAGATATCAAAGATTGTTATGCTGCGCTGGGATTGGTCCATCACTTGTGGCAACCGATTCCAGGCGAGTTTGACGACTATATTGCCCGACCAAAATCAAACAACTATCGCTCTTTGCATACCGCGGTGAGCGGACCAAGGGGATTGGCGCTTGAGGTGCAAATCCGCACCCATGACATGCATCATGCCTCCGAGTTGGGGGTTGCGGCCCATTGGCGCTACAAAGAGGGTGCAAAATCAGATGCCAAATTTGACGAAAAAATCGCCTGGCTGCGGCAGATATTGGCTTGGAAAGACGATGTGGCGGACCATGGCGACTTGCTCGAGCAGTTCAATAGCGAACTGTTTCAAGACAAGGTCTATGTGCTGACACCGCAAGGCAAAGTCATCGACTTACCGCGCGGGGCCACGCCGATAGATTTTGCTTATGCCGTGCATTCGGATCTGGGACATCGCACACGCGGCGCCAAAATCAATGGCAACATCGTGCCGCTGAACACCCGTTTGGAGAACGGTCAGCGCGTCGAAATTTTAACCGCCAAACATGGCGCCCCCAGCCGAGACTGGCTCAATTCAGCCTTGGGATATCTGCAAAGCCCAAGCGCCCGTGCCAAGGTCAGGCATTGGTTTAAATACCAGCACTTTGAAGCAGACATGGCGCAAGGGCGGGCAAAGCTGGATAAAGAATTGCACCGCGCAGGGGTGAGTACGCTGTCTTTAGAAAAGATTGCGCATCAACTGCAATTTCACAAACTGGAGGATTGTCTGGCGGCCATTGGTCGGGGCGATATCAGCGAACACCAGATTGCCATTACGATTCAAGCCGAGATGTCGCCTGGGGTTACAGAACCGCAATCGATCCCCATCAAGCGGCCAGCAAGCTCGCAGTTTAATCAGGCAGGGGTGACGATTGAGGGCATCGGCAACGTGCAAACTAGCATGGCAAAATGCTGCAAACCAGTCTCGCCAGAACCCATCGTGGGCTACCTCACTCGCAACCACAGTGTGACCATTCATCGCCAAGTCTGTCCGTTTATTAGCCGTCTGACGGATGATCGGCAGAACCGCTGTCTGAGTGCACAATGGGGCAGTCAGTCTCACGGCGTGTCTGCCGTCGACATCAGCATAGAAGCCAATGACAGACAGGGCCTGCTGCGCGATATTAGCGATTTATTTGCCCGTGAAAAAATCAACACGACCAAAGCCAATACCCTCTCGCGCAACCATGTGGCGCTGATGCAATTTACGGTAGAGATTACCGATATGGATCAACTACAACATTTGCTCACGCGCTTACAGCAAGTGGCAGGGGTGATCACTGCCCATAGACAGACTTAG
- a CDS encoding YidH family protein gives MSYLDDPRVYFAAERTLLAWQRSAIALMGLGFVIERFGLFMQLVAQDHPMTAAQTTLSLYIGVGFILIGACTAVLSAVQFKQFCQTLSAAETPNSHVLWLPPAINLLLAAAAVGLSLWLIVAR, from the coding sequence ATGTCTTATCTGGATGATCCACGGGTCTATTTTGCAGCCGAACGCACGCTGCTGGCTTGGCAACGCTCGGCCATTGCATTGATGGGCTTGGGATTTGTGATTGAGCGCTTTGGCCTGTTTATGCAACTGGTGGCCCAAGATCACCCCATGACCGCTGCACAAACCACCCTTTCGCTCTACATTGGCGTAGGGTTTATTTTGATTGGCGCTTGCACAGCCGTGTTGTCAGCCGTGCAGTTCAAACAGTTTTGTCAGACGCTCAGTGCAGCCGAAACACCCAACAGCCACGTGTTATGGCTGCCGCCTGCGATCAATCTACTTTTAGCAGCCGCCGCAGTCGGATTGAGTCTGTGGTTAATCGTGGCGCGTTAA